A stretch of Planktothrix serta PCC 8927 DNA encodes these proteins:
- a CDS encoding Uma2 family endonuclease has product MRSPLPLFTVEDYLNAEANSPTRHEYVGGYVFAMAGASEEHNIIVGNILALLRPHLRGSSCRVFVSDMKVKVQDDIFYYPDLLVTCNPQDNHRYFKTQPSLIIEVLSETTETTDRREKLINYQTLDSLKEYVLVSQNQMQVEVYRQDDQGNWTVQILGQKDDLILESVGLTLTMAQIYEDVFNNQN; this is encoded by the coding sequence ATGCGATCGCCCTTACCCCTATTTACCGTTGAAGACTATCTAAACGCCGAAGCTAACAGTCCTACTCGCCATGAATATGTCGGTGGCTATGTATTTGCGATGGCGGGTGCGAGTGAGGAACATAATATTATTGTAGGAAATATTTTGGCTTTATTGCGTCCTCATCTGCGGGGAAGTTCTTGTCGGGTGTTTGTGTCAGATATGAAAGTTAAAGTTCAAGACGATATTTTCTATTATCCTGACTTGCTGGTCACTTGTAACCCCCAAGATAATCACAGATATTTTAAAACTCAACCTAGTTTAATTATAGAAGTTCTTTCAGAAACGACAGAAACCACCGATAGACGGGAAAAATTAATCAACTATCAAACCCTAGACAGTTTAAAAGAATATGTTTTAGTCTCCCAAAATCAAATGCAAGTGGAAGTTTATCGTCAAGATGATCAAGGAAATTGGACTGTCCAAATCTTAGGACAAAAAGACGATTTAATCTTAGAATCTGTGGGGTTAACGTTAACAATGGCGCAAATTTATGAAGATGTATTTAATAATCAAAATTAG
- a CDS encoding NB-ARC domain-containing protein, translated as MNVEDVVEWANNSIFDKTGENLTPLQEAILTGVWQRQKYPQIAKDFHCSESHVKKEAAKLWEKLGEDLGEDLKKFNFRSKVEKKYRVSQVSNSGDCLLQEIDINICNQFIKNIKNTQTRSQSPPETSQTQNQSTIINLIEAPELTTFYDRTSELTTLKQWILEDHTRLITIYGLSGIGKSAIALKLIEEINTQFDYIMWKSLNNIPTLSTLQTELKQFFSKSQQTPLSTVIDYFRNCRCLLILDDLQDILKRGELAGQYLPGYEDYSKFFKQIATSPHQSCLILLSWTKPIEIATLEAENRSTQTLNLKGLGEEATEILREKGLIDQENWLELITLYQGHPRWLKIIASTIIELFNGSVSLFLTEQNDIYIGDLEPNLKSHLERLSESEKTVINWLANEDQPVNISQKPANLVLSKPEFMQAIQSLIRRNLIEKVEGGGRSLFLLNPVFKAYIQFDTTEP; from the coding sequence ATGAATGTTGAAGATGTTGTAGAATGGGCTAATAATTCAATTTTTGATAAAACTGGAGAAAATCTCACACCCCTACAGGAAGCAATACTAACGGGTGTTTGGCAAAGACAAAAATATCCTCAAATTGCTAAAGACTTCCATTGTAGTGAATCTCACGTTAAAAAAGAAGCGGCTAAGTTATGGGAAAAGCTGGGTGAAGACTTAGGAGAAGATCTCAAGAAATTTAATTTTCGTTCTAAGGTAGAGAAAAAATATAGGGTTTCTCAAGTTTCTAATTCAGGCGACTGTTTATTACAAGAAATTGATATTAATATTTGTAATCAATTTATCAAAAATATTAAAAATACACAAACGAGATCGCAATCTCCCCCAGAAACATCCCAAACTCAAAATCAATCAACAATCATCAATTTAATAGAAGCACCCGAATTAACAACCTTTTACGATCGCACTTCAGAATTAACCACCCTCAAACAATGGATATTAGAAGACCATACTCGCTTAATTACGATTTATGGATTAAGTGGAATTGGAAAAAGTGCGATCGCCCTTAAACTCATCGAAGAAATAAATACACAATTCGATTATATTATGTGGAAAAGTCTTAATAATATTCCTACGCTTTCAACGTTACAAACCGAACTCAAACAATTTTTTTCCAAATCTCAACAAACTCCCTTATCTACAGTTATTGATTATTTTCGTAACTGTCGCTGTTTACTGATTCTTGATGACTTACAGGATATTTTAAAAAGAGGTGAATTAGCAGGTCAATATTTACCCGGATATGAAGATTATAGTAAATTTTTTAAACAAATTGCCACATCTCCCCATCAAAGTTGTTTAATTCTTCTGAGTTGGACAAAACCCATAGAAATCGCTACATTAGAAGCTGAGAATAGATCAACACAGACCTTAAATCTCAAAGGATTAGGAGAAGAAGCAACCGAAATACTCAGAGAAAAAGGATTAATTGATCAGGAAAACTGGTTAGAATTAATTACCCTATATCAAGGTCATCCCAGGTGGTTAAAGATTATTGCTTCAACAATTATTGAACTGTTTAACGGTAGTGTTTCTTTATTTTTAACTGAACAAAATGATATCTATATAGGGGATTTAGAACCTAATTTAAAATCACACTTAGAGCGTTTATCGGAATCAGAAAAAACGGTAATTAATTGGTTAGCGAATGAAGATCAACCTGTGAATATTTCCCAAAAACCTGCTAACCTGGTATTATCAAAACCTGAATTTATGCAAGCAATACAATCCTTAATTCGACGGAATTTAATCGAAAAAGTTGAAGGAGGAGGGCGATCGCTCTTTCTATTAAATCCAGTATTCAAAGCATATATTCAGTTTGATACAACAGAACCGTAA